The sequence CTACCAATTGCTGTGTGATTCAGGAGACTGTGcttttacactttaaaaagaacaaaacatagcacttgattttttttaattttgtccgTTTGTGAATTGCAAGTTGAATACACAAAAAAGCCCTTAAACCTTTAATCTAGGGACCAAGTCTACAAACGCGTTTGAACCAAGAGTGTAAGAGCAAATGACTtcagggatggatggatggatgagtGAAACTTAAACTGGAGCGCAAAGGAGTATAAAGGTGGGGGAGAGGGCTGTGGAAGGGAAGGAGCCAGTAAAAGACCAAATGCTGGCCAAGAGCAGGCGTTCAGAAAGTAATgagttttttctctgttctctcaGGTTAAGTAAAATCTGACAGAGCTGCCTTGTGTGATGCTCGTTTCCTTTTCATTAGTGGCTTTGTCAAACACTCTTCTAATTTTGCAGCACGTGGTGTAAAAGCCACCTGGCTGTTTGCTACAAGTGAGTCGGGGGTTACACAGAGTTGGTCCgtaataatttttcagaatatttctcaTGTAAGGTGCTGGCTTAGTCAAAACTGAAGTATCCTCTGAGACTTGAAACCTGTTAATTTTGGAATTTATTTATCATTTCATGGCTGCTGAAGGTAGGAATTAGAAATAAAACCCTGCATATACATTCCAAAGAATTAAGGTTCTTGTTCCACAGGAAAATTTTTGGTCTAAGTGGGAAGCTCTGACCAGCCACAGAGCTTTAGGGGGTGCTCTAAAACCCTTCAAGCCCTGACTTAACATAATTTTTCTATTAGAGAGCAGCTACTGCACAAATTTAATCAGAAACCTGTGTTGTCTAAACTGTGTttgcttctcttcattttctctcaaataaaccttgctttaaaaaaaaggaataaatactttttcattaatGTGCTGTCTTAAAATCTGTcctcaataattaaaaaacactcattttggaagcatttttttattttgatagtgTTGCCGTTGTCTTAAAAAACGATGCATTGGGGTACAAAAGGGCCAAGataattctgggtttttttctcagttactCGAACTGGCAGTACACAGTTACATCACAGGCTGATGGGCAATGGTTTTGCTTCATGCGCTGCTTGGTGGGTTTTGTCCAGTAGCTGCAAAAGAGTTTCTAACTGCATTTCTGTCCTGAGCCACATCCTGTGTATGTATagatttaacagaaaatgttctGAATTGTGTAAAGCATGTCTTGATATACACACTGATTCAGCGTCACTCGAGATGTAAAACTTTAACTGGCCACAAGCTGGCAAGCTAGTATCTGAGAGACTATTCTGAAATTTGGGGGGAGGGAATAGGTGGTTctcttttactttgtttctaCTGGAGGCTTTTCGTATTTTTagatttcatgtgtttttctaTGGCAGGGAAATCTACTGAAAGAGTAGCAGTATTTTCAGCCTTACTAAAGGGACCGGATTCCAGACTACTGAATACTACGACTGCTGGCTACTGTTTTGCTGTATTGTGCAGTCTACATTTCTCTACTCAGATCCTAGGGAACTGGGAATTATCTTTTCCCTTAGATGCCACAgccaaagagcagaaaacaagtCTAATGGCTCGGGAGATGATCAGTGCAGGTGACCAGGAGTTAACTCTCTACTCTGGTACATGCTGCCTGCACAAGTTTGAGCAAGTACCTTTTCTTATGGGATGTGTTCTGATGATAAATGCCCTAAAAACTGTAAAGGGCTTACGTACCTCCAGAAGGAGGTGCTCCATAAATAGCTAATAACCAGGTCTGTCTTTATCACCATGGGCTAAATTAGACGTGTCTACCTCTTACTGGTTTTCTTTGAGGTGTTTTACAGTAGTCCAGTGGAATGGGCTTGTGATCATCCAGCTCACTTCAAGACACCAGCAGCCACTGTATGGCAGCGCTTTCTGATCACTATTTCAACAGCTATTGGATCCACCCACTTGACAAATGCGGTACATCCCCTTCCTGTTCAGCGTTTTAGACCCAGGTTCTTCCAACTCTGCATACAAAAAGCCTCTTTTTGCTTGTACCAAACCAATTCCGTGTAATATTCAAAACACAACTGTTTGAGCAATTGTTTCAGCATGATTTATCATAAGTATGTGTTTATATTAAAACTTCATGGAATTTTCAGACTTCTACACCTCTTGTCTCAACATGAACAGATCTAGATGAGTCTGTGTATAACATGCATAATGCAACTGAATTTATCCACTCAAGTAAGGGGgaactaaaagagaaaaaatatctcCTACGTAACTGTCCTTTCAGTTCTGTAAAGCACTGATTGGAAAAGCAGTTTGTCAAATACAGCTTGTGTAATGGGAAGGTGGTCTCTGACCTTCTTCTTTCAAGTCAATGGGGAgcttttttccacatttgtcTTGTATATTCAGAGGCAAGGATGGGGAGCTGTTGTGGAActgtcctgcagctgctggtcTGTTGTGACCAATGATTTCTGATTTGTCGCAATCACGTTTTGAGCCTTGACATTTCTTGATGTACCTCTTCAGATAACATTTTATGGAGTATTTGAAAATGAGATAACTCAATTCACTTAGATTTAATACAATGCACAGGCATGAAGAAGCCACcagaaaatagaggaaaattATCTTCTCTGTGGGTTTGGAAATATAGCAGTCTACGGTATTGGGACATGGTCTTATGTCACATTTCACAAGACGTGATACTTCAAATCCATTGTACaatttataaaacagaacaagaaaatctatttcaaatcctgtttttaaaataagactgaTAAGGTAGGTGCACAGCAATCCCCCATCTATCTCTCCTGGACTTTTATAAAGTTTCTGGTTGTggtgtttctctctgttctcTCTGTTCTCTCAGTAAGCAACATGAAAAACAACCAAGAATGAAGGGGTGGAGACCATGATTAATTGCAAAGCCCAAAGTCTGATGTGggagacagggaaaaaatgGTCAAAGCAGACATTTTCACAACCAGGCTGCTTGATATTGCATTCAAATTCATCGTGTTCGTATTTCCAgatgttttctgcagctgcaatgTAAATCAGTAAGCGGAATATGAACACAACTGCTACCCAAATTCTTCCAATTCCTGTTGAATATTTATTCACTCCACTCAGCAGATCACGTAGGAATCCCCAgctcatttttctcctcaaggaaagaaggaaatgctgtATCAAAGAAACACAAGATCAGAGAGATGCTTCCTCTTGggtgaagaaaaatgagatgttAATTCAAGGTGAAATATAACCAGTAGctgaagcaatttaaaattattaagcatttaaaaaggaaaacaacaacaacaaactaCTCTTAGTTCTGATAATTTCTACCTTCTGAGGCTAGTACACAAAACTTATTTGCTGTTAAAATAGATTTTGTCAATTAGGCTTCAGCCTAATTGTTCTCTTAAACTGTCCTCTGCAAGTAAATGTGCCTGTTCTTTCCCAGGGTCTCGTGAGCATCAGGTGGAGCTTTCTCTGGCAAGTTCAGGCTAGCACTCTACCACTGAGGTACACTCAACTTAGCCCTGTCAGTTATGCAAATACTAAACACAGTCAAATCAGATTTCACTTTCAAATTTATGTATAGGAGCCATGTGTGCCGTAAGAAGTTGACTACCAAACTGCAAAcggttttctttttgtctgtgatCTAACTTCTTGGTAAACTTGTGCAATATTTTAAATCCTGTCCTGcttcattgcattttctttgttgtaTTTCTTATCATTTAAGAAATGCACTAAATTTTactcaaaaaatgtttttattttctagtttctTTTCTGCACAAGGCTTCCCTTGTCCTAACTCTGGAACACTTCTTTTGGAAGAGCTGCCTAAGGAGCCATTGGCAGCCAGACTCTCCTCAAAGTCAAAAGAAGATCTGAGATAACCACCAAGAGCATACAGTCACCTTTCCACCTGGCCCCACTTCCGAGGTCTGCGTGGATCTTTGAGGATACCAAGCTCCTTTGTTTTGTGAGAGCAAAAAGTAGATGTATTCCCAGGACACAGAATGGCTGGAAGACATGAGGAGGGAAATCTGAGAAGTTTCCAGACCTCTGTTCTGTCTTTTAATGTCCTCATCCCATCTACTGCTTCTGCAAGCTCTGCCtagcaggagagaaaacataCCCCTCTGTGGCTGCAGTGGTACTTGCAAATCCCGCTGCCACTGCTGTAGCTGCGGTTAGTACTGATGTATGAGCAAGTTCATCAACTGGCAAGTTTGAGTATGGCTAGTAATCAGGCCACAGCATCACAAAGCTCAACACAGACAGAAAGCTCAGTACTTCTTTTGCTGTTCCTTGATTCTGCAGCCCATCGTGACCTCTGCCTATGGCCAGACTTCTGCTGGAAAATAAGGTTATTTGCCTATTTGGGTATTCCTACATTGATACCGTTAGAGCTGGTGACTTACTTGAGGAGCTGAGggacagctgcagaaatgaatATATTGCTGATTTATACTGGGAAGGATGTTGAAAAAAGATACTCTCACAAAGAATGGTTACCAAGCTACTCCTATGTGCTGCAGGTGGAAAAGAAGAACAGGGGAGCATCAGTTGACTTATAACCTATCAGACATATGCTTATATGCTTCTAAATATGTTTGGCAGGGTGGTGACTTTGTCGTTAAAGAGCTATTTCTGTCCTCCATGTCTGGAGTTAGAGCTCAAGCAGAAGTTCAAATCAAGCTCTTCAAGACATCAGCACTAGGGCTTTTAATGCTTTCTAGATAAGTAATACACAGTCAATACATCAGTCTCAAAGGAGCTGAATAGCAAAGCATGAAGATACTACTCCGTAATAAAGCACaggcaaggaaacaaaaccttCACGTGAGCGAGTGTGAATATTAACATGTATGAGTGCATCTTGTGGATAAACTGGAggagatttgaaagaaaacctcAAAAGGCCTTTCCTAGGATTTTAAGATGTGCACAAGCACTATAGAAGGGCAGACTGAATTTTGTTATTCCATGGAAAACGAGTATGGCTGTAAGTGGGCTTTTGCTAATGGCCATAAGAACTGTACCACCCCTTTCTAATGTAAAAAGCCTAATGTCACCTATCAATCCATGACTGGAGTTACACCAGTTCTGAGCCTCCAGCTGAACAAGTCAGGACAGAAATGGAAGATATGCTGGGTCACCAGCAAGGCACAAAAATCAGTGGGAACCAACACTGGTGGAAATCAGGCCATGGAGATACCTAAATACAGATTGAGAAATTTACCTTGAggtctcttttcccaaaacTGGGCTGCTACTTCCTTACCTAAGCAGCAAGAGGAGTTAGAAAAGAACAACTTTACACCTGCTTTTGCCAATTCCACGTTGAGGAGAAGGAtgcaaatgggaaaagaaagtcCTGCTCAAAGAAAATGGGGATCAAGTATTTGACTAAAATCTCCAGCAGATCCTGAGCAATGGGCAAATTCTAGCTAGCCAGAAGATGGGCTGGATGAAATTCCTGCAAAGCTATTTTGAAAGACAGCAACACATTCTGGTACCAAGAAGTCTCGCAGTGAGGCAGCAGGGATTTTACAGGACTAAAGTCGGCTCCTGGTCTGTGTGCTCAGCTgatgagaaactgaaatttattaAAGGACTGCAGAGCAGGTCTTGTGGCCAGCAGTGCTTCTGCAGCCAGAAGTCTGCAGAGCTTTGGTTATATTTTTCCACTTGCAGCCTCCACTTGATGTTAAAAAATGGTTGTATAGGACAACCTTCAACCACAAGCCTAAAGGGCCACAGAGCCTGTTTTGTGGTAttgtgtggtgggttgatcgtggctggatgccaggtgcctacaaagccgctctatcactcctctcctcagctggacaggggagagaaaatataacgaaaggctcatgggtcgagataaggacagggagagatcactcaccaattaccctcatgggcaaaacagacttggggaaattaatttaatttattaccaatcaaatcagagtagggtaaagataaataaaaccaaatcttaaaacatcttccccctacccctcccttcttcccggaCTTAACTTTACTCtcaattttctctacctcctccacCTGAGCGGCACAGCGGGATGGCGAGTGGGGattgcggtcagttcatcacacattgtctctgccgctccttcctcctcacactattcccctgctccagtgtggggtcctccacgggctgcaggtggatatctgctccaccgtggacctccacaggctgcaggtggatatctgctccaccgtggacctccacgggctgcaggtggatatctgctccaccgtggacctccatgggctgcagggggacagcctgcctcaccatggtcttcaccacaggctgcaggggaatctctgctctggcgcctggagcacctcctccttcttcttcactgaccttggtgtctgcagggttgtttctcacaCATACTCTCaatcctctctccagctgcagtttcccttgcagagttttttttttccccttcttaaacatgttatcccagaggtgctaccaccgttgctgatgggctcggccttggccaggGGTGGGTCCATCTcggagccagctggcattggctctgtcggacataggggaagcttctagcagctttgcacagaagccacccctgtagcctcCCCGCTACCAAAACTGGCCACGCAAGCCCAATGCATATTGTTTGGGTTGTaaccagcacagctcctctgtTCAAAGGAGCTGCAAATGTGCCTTTAAAAGgttatgtttgctttttgcaCCACTGTTGCTATAGAAGATTGTGGATGTTAACTGATGCTTTTGTatcctttgaaaatacagttaattCACTGAAGCATTGCAAAGAACAtatggaatggaaaaaataaaatagacttCAAAGATAAGGAGTTACTCAACAGGTGAACAAGAGATAATTGACTTCATAGAACAGCACAGGCACAGGCTGATGAGAGGTTAAGTTAGCTGAGGGTAGAGAAGACAAAGACATTACGGGCTGTATGAAATTCAGAGAAAGGTGAGGATtcagacaacaaaaaaagagaccTCTTCAAGTAAGCACACAAttgagcagcaggaaaaaagacgACAGTGGTATGAGGTTTTGTAACACTTGTGTGAGTGGCAGTACATGTGGAAGCAGATGCCAAGAGTAGTGTCGGGGCATGATGCTTTAGCAAATTATATTCTGACTAACTTAAggacaagagaggaaaaaatgtgatcCAAATCCTCGTAGCCAAAGAGAGATTTCAACCTTAGCATTCAGAAGAGATTCATTTTGTGCAGAATGAATCAAAGGGAGTCAAGAAGGGAACAGGCTAAATAAATTGAGTAGACTGTGGAAAATGTAGATGACATCAATTTGCATCAAGCTAATGTCC comes from Ciconia boyciana chromosome 3, ASM3463844v1, whole genome shotgun sequence and encodes:
- the GJB7 gene encoding LOW QUALITY PROTEIN: gap junction beta-7 protein (The sequence of the model RefSeq protein was modified relative to this genomic sequence to represent the inferred CDS: substituted 1 base at 1 genomic stop codon), with translation MSWGFLRDLLSGVNKYSTGIGRIWVAVVFIFRLLIYIAAAENIWKYEHDEFECNIKQPGCENVCFDHFFPVSHIRLWALQLIMVSTPSFLVVFHVAYXENRENREKHHNQKLYKSPGEIDGGLLCTYLISLILKTGFEIDFLVLFYKLYNGFEVSRLVKCDIRPCPNTVDCYISKPTEKIIFLYFLVASSCLCIVLNLSELSYLIFKYSIKCYLKRYIKKCQGSKRDCDKSEIIVSKRQKNAEGAYATNRAQPPSSSVRSQSHFPFRKCLVYSVFSGMA